The genomic region cttgggagaaaccaggctcagttggggggccagttctcctctgaccagacgaaaccagtagttcaattccaggctgcagcaaagtcagattgtgcagaagaatcatctgtttcctgtggtcttgtcctggtgctcctctgagacaaggtctttacaggggatctgtatctggggctctagttgtcctggtctccgctgtctttcagggatgtagaggtcctttctaggtgctgatccagcatctggtctggatatgtactggatccgggtgacaaTCACTAAACCAGTAGGGGTTCAGTCCCTAATTGGTAGTGgtgatttcttttttattgatttatggtAGATCTTGTGTTTTGCGCTCCACCCACTCTAGCTCCAAGGAATACCACTTCTTTTTATTGTGTATCTGCATATGACTCTACTCTTTACCTGATTAACATTTTATGAAGTAATAGGGACCATGTTAAACTCAGAGCTCAATATAGTGCTGCAGCCATGATGTCAAAACCCTGAAGACTAATTTTCCTGTCTGGTAAGTATAAACTGACGATAACTGGACATTTTGCTCTACAATGTCGATTACACATCCATACTAAAAACACAAATTTTAAAGCTGttatgtttagtttttaaaaatatacatttgtaataagtAACTACAAAAGAACTTCTGGAGTGTGAGTATGTGCAGTTTATGTTGTACACAAAAATACCCAATTATCATCAATTTATGTTAAGCATAGACcttgtttttataataatttatttatatgtttgcatttatgtttGCATAATTCAGTTAAAGATATGTGGCTCTACATCTTTGTTGCTATTTTAGCCACTCCCTGTGCAGAAGCTGTCAAGAGGCTTCTAGTAAACAAACAGAAATTCAGAAGGATAAATAGAAAGATCATACCAcacaatatgttttaaaataatacatttgtttgaGCTTACAAAAGATTTAAGTCACAAGAAAAATCAACCTTTGTACTTTTGACTCGTCACAAGGGTCAGTGTGACTGGCCAGTTATCAGTATAGGAGTAAAAGCATAGGATTGTCACACATCTGACAAGCGCAAGCAGTGCAAAGCCAAAAGCAAGTGACAGTCAACTAAAATCTCTACTATGGTGAACAGGAGGCGAAATGGATCTCGTGCTAATGGTCGTGCCGGTCGAGGAGTTGTTAATGCACAACAACAGCAGCAATGCAAGCAGTCACCTATGAAGGTTAGTTTGAACAACTCATAATATTATAATTCTATAATTTGACCATACAGCATCTGTTTTCTCTGAATCATGGACTTTTCCTGCCCTTTCTGAAATATTCTTAGCTATTAAGACTATAACTAACTACAGAAATATATGTCAACTTTATattaggaaatgtaaaaatatgcatATCTCTACCAGGACAATCCAgccaaagatttgtttaaaagtagTTAAATCAcccataacactttaaaatgcaCTGAAAATCTCTTTGATGAAAATAATATGAAACAAAAAGAGCAGAACGTCGATTTACATTACTGGCATTTCTATTACATAACCTCTGGAGTTCTATAACTGAGTGCAAGGTGCAGATTCAATGGCCAACACATTCCTCTACTGCTTTCATGgccattattatttgttttatatgcaGCTTGTAGTTCATATCCACCTTTCATATGCATTAAGCAGTGGTGTGGTGTGATTATAATATCTATATCAGTGAACAGCTGATGGTTCAAAGTTCAACATCATAGATTATTGGGAGTTCATGCACACACCCATTCATACATGTTTATTGAAAAGGCGACTGCCTATGTTCATCATTTCTTATCACAATGACAAGATAATTgacaaaacatttgattaaaccTTTTAAACTTTGTTCAAAGAAGTATCAAAAACTTGTTTGTACATTCTGCacatcacatttttatatatagtgTTTAATTTAACATCGAAGTACTGTAATTTTGTCAATTCAGACAGCTTCATCTGTTCTGTTCCACAAAACACCATTTATGTGGCATACATGTGCTTTACTTGACTTGTTGCCAGTCATTTTCTGATGATGCATACTGTAATAACAGCCAATATTTTCAACAGGCTCTTAGAGAACCAGCCATCTTTGCTAAACAATCAGGCAGCACCTCGGACACTCCACATGACAAAGTGACTTTAGCCCAGGCTCGCCGTGGCACGCCAGGTGAGTGAAACAGTCAAGTGCAGCTCCAAGAATTCTTTGAATCTAAATTGCATGTaagtttgttttgcttttgtgCAGCTCGTAGACCCGTACGAGTGTATGCCGATGGAATCTTTGACCTCTTCCATTCAGGTCATGCCCGGGCTCTGATGCAGGCCAAGACTTTGTTCCCAAACACATATCTGATTGTTGGTGGTGAGTCACACTAGCACACGTACACTCTTATCCAGTTTTGCAGGAAAACATACACATCACTTTCAAGTGTCCAAAATTTGGAAAAGCCAAAAGTCTTATTTGCATTGTGTTTGTCTGATGACTGCTACAAACATGGTGTGTATCTCTTTCAGTATGCAGTGATGCCCTGACGCACAAGTATAAAGGCTACACAGTGATGACAGAGGATGAACGTTATGAAGCCCTTATACACTGTCGTTATGTGGACGAGGTAGTCCGTGATGCTCCCTGGACTCTCACTCCTGAATTCCTTAAAAAACACAGGGTAAAATAATATTCAGTCcattgtagtataaataaaataaaatgattgattATGTAATTACATAAAATCTCATATTTACCCATGACCATTTTGTGTGCTTTTTACTTAACATTCTGTAAAATTTTGACATCCAAGAAATAATGTCATTTTAACACTTTCTATAGCATGATGAGAGGATATGTAAATAACTGAATAACCACAATTCTACATTTGGTCACAAATATCATCAAACTACTGAGTGAAACTCAATTTGAAACCCTgttaccagtgttattttagtataattgattATAGTATAGTTTTTGTATTAATTAGGTTTTTCtgctttaatttttatataattttgttgagtatttttgtaatgtttattatttattatttttaatatgtatatagttTTCAAGGTTTAGTTTATAATTGCTGTTTATTTAGGTTTagttaattttagtacttcaaatgaaacaacaaaaaatattgccTTGGCATCTTCTGTAgctgaacaaacaaaaaacattttattaatttaataacaatattttatcaaaataacacagttgcaaaaGTTGCAAATGACATACATtttagaagaaaagaaaaaacgaccaaaaattatataaaaattaatttggaagtaaagtgacgtgtggccaagtatgatGAGCCATACTCTGAATctgagctctgcatttaacccatccaagtgcacacacacagtagtggaCACACCAACACCTGGAGcagatagcccatcaattcagtgaCAGTAGAGACAATctgagcctgtggcaggggatacagaccattgcagactacaagcccccaccgcgGATCTGTGACAGCACCATCTCCCTGCTGAACAAGCTGATCACCTTCTTTGCTCGCTTTgaggaacaaaacagcaccactgcacagaagattccacctcctcccggcgaccaggtgatgacactGTTCAtggacagcgtgaggagatccctcAGCAGAATCAATGCCCGCAAACCTCCGGGTCCTGACAAGATTCCTGAGTGTCAACTGAGAGACTTTACagtggaactcactgatgtcttcaaagaaattttcaacatctcactaagTCAACACAATCAttcctcaacagctcattcacaaactgatctaactggggctcaacacttcactgtgcaactgactgttggactttctgactggaagacctgctGAGCCCCCTTCTCTTCACTCACTCTTCTGACAcacgactgcacaccatcacacaactccaacctccaACCACAACTGATAAGATCGTTGGTGTCTCTACCCtctctccaggacatttatggaacccgtctcacccgtaaagccctctgcattgcaggtgatcccacacaaccaccacacagcttcttcagtctgctgccatctgCGGAGCTACTTTAGTCTGCAGACTGCaagtgttgttcagttgctttgacgcaatgtattttgtttaaagcgctatataaataaaggtgactttgactttgactttgactgcggagtctccaggccaagaccagcagactgaaggacagcttcattcattaggctgtcaggaagctgaattCCCTCTCGACCTTGCCTAATATCTTTTGCCacaggcaccactgaactcttAAACCCCTCCCTTCTTTTGCCAAACCACCTCCCACCCAgctcccacatccccaggtccttccactcCCCCCTCCCACTAACAAACTCTGACCTGCacatcactttgtgcagcattggtctgctcacattctcattcaactacctcttcagtcagattaaataaagaactgctctctgagctttttgtcattttaaattaatctaaataagctcttttgcactacaatcattttatctgcactgtttgtttatttcactGGTTTGAACTCTATCTGTCAtatgccttgtgctgctttatttaactgtattttaatttacattttttatttacatttttttattataatttttaacattcccttatttgtatagttgtattttatatttaatctgtttctatctgtatttttatgctgtactgtaagtgttatctgtatgcaccatgggtctgagagtaacgcaatttcaattctctgtatgtatgtgctgtacatgtggaagaaatgacaataaagcagacatgacttgacttgacttacctcagttgtggtattgagggtggaagaaagcgctggttattcactccccccaccaacaATTCCTGAGACTCCAAGGCCACAACTGCCCCTGAAAAAAAAGAGAGGTTTAGGCTCATGGAGAAGCTCATACAGTAACTGGGATCTCTGTGTCAGTGTGTCatacctgtttatttatttattttttcaaattgtcCACAGATTGACTTTGTGGCACATGATGATATCCCATACACCTCTGCTGGATCAGAAGATGTCTATAAACATATCAAAGAAGCAGGTAAAGACTTTAACCACCACCAAAGTATACATTTATAGAACTGAGTCAAGGAATTTCTTCTAAATTGTTTGTAAGGAATGTTTGTGGCTACTCAAAGAACGGAGGGGATTTCTACCTCTGATCTCATCACGCGTATTGTTCGAGACTATGATGTCTACGTCAGACGTAACCTGCAGAGAGGATACACAGCACGGGAACTCAACGTTGGCTTCATCAATGTAAGAAAGAAACTGTATTGCTTAAAAAAGACTAGGAATACAATGAAAGTAGCATTAACAACCGTTACAccctaaaaaataaaggttccaaaaggggggtTTCACAGTGATGCTCTAGAACAACTATTTAAGGTCCCTAAAAGAAACTTTGAATAGTTTCTaaagtgtaaagaacatttttaaaatctaaagaaaatttttccactttaaaaaaaacttgtgtCTAATGGAAAGTTTGATATGATGTTAAatattctttatggaaccatagaTTCCAATAAAGTACCTTTATTTATAAGAGTGTATGATAATTTGGAGCACATACCCAGCTCCCATTTGGTTTTACAGTATAGAAAAGTTTTGACGACATTCAAAATTCAGTGAAAGTAATGAAACCATATGGGTCTGGCACTATATGAGGAAGAGCAAATGAATTCACAATTTACATCTTTAGGTGAGCTATTCCAGCTGTTTTGATTGACAGGAGAAGAAGTATCGCCTTCAAGAGCAGGTGGACAGAATGAAGGAGACGGTGAGGACGGTGGAGGAGAAATCCAAGCATCTAGTGCACCGTGTTGAAGAGAAGAGCCATGATCTCATCTACAAATGGGAAGAGAAATCTCGCGAGTTCATAGGAAACTTCCTGGAGTTGTTTGGTCCTGATAAAGCCTGGGTAAATGAGGGGCATTAACAAAGCTGGGGCATTACACATGcagtttttttgttagtttttttggtgTTTTGCATTTCAAATTGATGTTCTTTGTGCCCTGTAGCACATGATCCAGGAACGGAGTGGCCGTGTTCTCCAGGCCCTGTCTCCCTATCAGTCACCAAGTACGTCGCCCAGCTCCAGTCCCACCAGAGGTCGCTCAACATCACCTGTCTCCCAATGGCCCCTGCGCCGCTTCCATTCACCTCCTCATAAAGGAGCCTCTGTCAGCAGCAGTGAGGGTGACGAGGGGGAAAATTAGGTGGAGGTTGGCTCTCCTACCAACTGCACATTTGCACAGGCACCTTCTCATTTTGTTTTCTGTATATATGCACCAAAATGCTTGATCTTGAAATGCTCAAAGATCCAGAATGGCTTCATAATTCAGTAGAAGAAAAagtatatatgtaataaataaataaataaataaataaatatatatatatatatatatatatatatatatatatatatatatttaaatgttttattgttcatcagctagaaaaaaaaaacattttgaaagtgattttatcaatattgtttttctgtgttgttattgttatatcAGTCAAGTGTACTACCCTATTCCTATATGATTAGAACGATTACtacataaaaacatatttgtgaTTATTTTATGAAACACTGTTTTTCTGAACGTAATAAAGGGTGTACCACTGACCTAATGTATGAGTGTTTTAATAAACTGATATTGAACATATAAAATActaattacatatttaatattatgcTAATATGATTTGTTGACAGTTTCCAAAGTGATCAATAGATACTGATAATGAAATGTACAGtagaaatacagaaatattttaaatctagtacagaaatactattaattaattaattaatattattataaatgatataatacATTATCATCAATTTATTACCCCAGTCATGAATCATGTATCTCCCCATTGTGCTTAAAATAGATCCAAAGCATGCCTTAAAGTGCTACCAGTGCTTGGGTATTATGTGTTTCTTTAGTAGAATTTAGCAATGCACTGAAACAaacatatttgaaatgcattCTGAAATTCACAATACACTGGGCAGAAAACTGAAACTAAACaatttaattaactaattattGGTTCAGTTATTTGCCAGTATCGTTGCATAAATAGTAGAAATATATTTGATAgtaaatttaatttcataatttatacTACAAAAGTTTGGTTTgggaagtttttatttttgtaatgtttttgaaagatttctCTGCTCAACAAGGGCCCATTCTTCATATGTTGGTAattcagttagctggatttgatttttgacaatttggcatgatcttggattgtttggttCTTCAAAGCTCATCCCAGGGTTGCTtccatagcaacaggtccgtaagcttctACCTGCTTTGGGGGCAggtttatttcatgtaaacaggattagattgcaTATTTTTAAGCAGAATTGATACTTAAAATCTGTCCGCTACCAccactactttattacaagagtatcctaCTGATCCaggaaaaatcatttaaaataataattttattaattaatttatagataatataataatgtacaaTAATGTGTAGTCTTTAATACTACAGACACAGCCAATTCTCTGTAGTTGTTCTGTATTGTATTGTAGTTCTATTTGTATtcgagtcttacacacatgctatacagataatgtaGAGTCATGTATTAATTTTAGGGATGACAGCTATTatgggagtggcttgatggagtgcagaAGATGCAGATTACATGAACTTGAACCTTAAGAAAATGTAATTAATGCTGCcacgtaacaaatctgttcatatataaaattaaatgaatggcTAATTACTACagtgaaataaaaatttaaagcctatacaaatattaaaaattgtgTATAAAAAATTGTTAAACCAACCCATGAATGCACAATTATCTTAGATCTCTCACTCTCACTAATGTAAAACTATTTCTATACACCGCAatgaacacacaccgtgaacacacatccggagcagtgggcaggctttttttttttttttgctgcagcacctggggagcagtttggggtacctcagtcgtggtattgaaggtgtgaCGGCGTGGTAGAGACGGCGCCGTGGAAAGAACAAGGTCTGGGTCCAAATAAAGGGAAGAGACACTTTAATATAAACGAGAACGAAAAGGCCAacatggcaaaaacaaaacagaaacaaatcacggTGACAAGCCAAGATGCAAAAACACGAGtacaataaatcaaaaataacattacaaaattCAGGCAGCCAAAGAGGTGGGAGTGTGGACATTGTATAATAGTGAACcaatggggaacagctgtgtgtgtaagtatgtgAGTGGATGaaacaggtgtgcagagtgaaccAGGTGTGTAGTGTTAAGGTGAATGAGTCCGGGAGATGGGGAATTGGCAccctctggtggtgagagggaggaacaccGGGTCCAGCCTCATGATAGAAGGTATGAGAGAGcgttgtacattcactcccctcaCCTACAGTCCCTGCCGGCACAatactcaaacccacaaactttgAATTATGAGTCCAACTACAATAAAGTCATATTTTGGCTTTATACTGTATGTGGATGCGTCACTGCTCTGGTTATTCCAGTCATCAGCCTCAGTACCTGTCTGGTAATGTTGCCACGCTGACTTATTGAAGACTGGAAAGAGCATGGAGAGAGTGAGAAAAAAACACTTCTAGTTTCTAGTTGAAGCTAATGTTCTTACCCACAAATAGAAATgtcaatgcaaatacattaagacGAATTACTGCATTTGTCCCGAACCCTTCAATTGAGTACAGGTTATAGTCTTCCTGAAAGTAGTGTGCATAGAGTCTAGAGATTGGCAGTCCATAGCCAAAACCAGCCTGCAGAGTCAATATAAACAGGCTGCATGAACCCAGCAGTTTGAAAGGCATCCAGACGTGGTGTTGGACCAGTGGAATACATGTACCTAATTGGAAAGACAATGAATCTTTCTTAAGGGGACACCTCCACCTTTGTCACTAATCTAAGACACATAAACATCAAATTAATAAAGTGCAGAAGTTGCCACAAATATTCATGCTTTTGTGAAACAGTGCGGAACCTTTACTGAGAGATCCTCTTTTCCCAGAGTAACCATtgctttcactggaggaagcccCTCACTGCTTTTTTCATAGAGCTTCACTGTTGCCCACATGGAATTCTGCATATGTACACATAATTGTCAGACTATGtgccatgttttgtgtgtgttttggtccCCATGTGTTTCCATGCCCATATTTGGTCATTAATGTTCCTGTCCTCATTGTGTTAATTTGACTCCAGGTCTTCCCCGTTTATTTAGATTGAACCCAGGTGTGTCTCGTCATACCCTCATCATGTCATGTGCATAAATAGTGTTCCCCATTCTCAGTTCAGCATCcagtattgttaatattatttctgATGTTCCTGTGTTTGGTATCCCCTTGTTTCTCGAATTAAATTCAAGTTCTGAACATTCTCCAGTGTCTCCTTGTTCCCCGTTCCTTCCACACAGTGAAGTGTGACAGAATACCGCACCATGACTTCAGTTACGACATTCCTGAGTCAAGTCCACCGGCTGCACAATGTCAAACCCCTCGGCTACTGCAGCGAAAAGCCCACCGGCAGCCCAGTTTCCCCATAACCAagggaggaggatgaagaggaatCAATTCCTGATTCCTTGtttagcccagggagggctcctgaccccaagttaagcccagggagggctcctgagtCCCTGTTAatcccaggaagggctcctgatggGCTTATGCACATGACTCCTACTATCTCATCAGCTGTGGTACACAAAGAGCTGAGGAAAATCAATCCCCTAAAAAGAGCAGGGCCAGACAACATCCTAGGGCAGGCCCTCCGAATCTGTGCTATGGAGTTGGCTGATGTACTCTCttccatttttcatttttctccCTCAGTCAGAGCACCGTCCCCCACCTGCTTCAAGACCATGCACATTGTCCAGCTTCCCAAAAAGAGCCCCCGACCTGCCTGAATGACTACAGGCCAGTAGCACTCAATTCGATCATCATGAAGTGTTTTGAGAGAGTGGTGCTGACTCACATTCAGAGCAGTATGCCGGACATATTGGACCCATTGCAGTACGCATATTAGCCCAACAGGTCCACCTCAGATGCCATTGCTGTTCTCAGTCCCACCCTCTACACACTGTTCACACATGACTGTGTTGCATCCCACAAGGACAACATAATACTGAAGTTCACTGATGACACTGCAGTGATACGACAGATCACTGGTGGGGATGAAGCAGCCTACAAGAGGGAGGTGGCCAGTCTTGCGACATGGTGTGAGGACAACAAATTTACCCTCAACATGGACAAGACAaaggagatgatagtggacttgaAGGAAAAGAGGAGAACTCTCCAGCCACTGTTTATAAAAGAGCTTGAAGTGGACAGGGTGATCAGCTTTAAATACCTAGGGGTCCACATCACCGAGGACCTCGTCTGGACACTCAACACCACCCAGCTGGTTAAGATGGCACAACAGCTGCTTTACTTCCTGAGAAGGCTGAGGAAGTTTGTCATGTCA from Carassius carassius chromosome 47, fCarCar2.1, whole genome shotgun sequence harbors:
- the LOC132130523 gene encoding choline-phosphate cytidylyltransferase B-like, producing MVNRRRNGSRANGRAGRGVVNAQQQQQCKQSPMKALREPAIFAKQSGSTSDTPHDKVTLAQARRGTPARRPVRVYADGIFDLFHSGHARALMQAKTLFPNTYLIVGVCSDALTHKYKGYTVMTEDERYEALIHCRYVDEVVRDAPWTLTPEFLKKHRIDFVAHDDIPYTSAGSEDVYKHIKEAGMFVATQRTEGISTSDLITRIVRDYDVYVRRNLQRGYTARELNVGFINEKKYRLQEQVDRMKETVRTVEEKSKHLVHRVEEKSHDLIYKWEEKSREFIGNFLELFGPDKAWHMIQERSGRVLQALSPYQSPSTSPSSSPTRGRSTSPVSQWPLRRFHSPPHKGASVSSSEGDEGEN